Below is a genomic region from bacterium.
ATCCGGTGTGTTCTTCTTGTTCTTCTTACTCGTATAGTTGCGCCGCTTGCACTCGTTGCAGGCCAGTGTGATGATGTCGCGCGGCATCGCTCAAACCCTCCACTTCTCGTTCTGCTACCTGCGTT
It encodes:
- the rpmG gene encoding 50S ribosomal protein L33, whose protein sequence is MPRDIITLACNECKRRNYTSKKNKKNTPDRVEHTKYCRWCRKHTVHRETR